The following is a genomic window from Gemmatimonadota bacterium.
TCTATGTCGACGCGTTTGCGGGGACCCCGTTCCACGAGACGTCGCCGCTCGCCGAGATCGTGGAGCCGCCTTTCCCGGGTTCCGGCCGCACGAACCCCCCCGCCGCCCGCGCGGGGGGGGGGGCGCGCGCGGGCCTGGAGCCGCCTTTCGACCGTTACCTGTTCTTCGAGAAGCACCGGGTCCGGTGCGCGCAATTGGAGCAGCTGAGGGCGGACTTCCCGGCACTGGCCGATCGGATCGTGATCGAACGGCGGGAGGCGAACGACGCGATCCGGACGCTCTGTGCCGGCGGCTGGGCAGGGCGCCGGGCCACCATGTTCCTCGACCCGTACGGGATGCAGGTCGAATGGGCCACGATCGAGGCCATCGCCGCCACGCGGGCCGTCGACCTGTGGGTCCTGTTCCCCCTGGGCATCGCCGTGAACCGCCTGATCACCCGGAGCGGAGAGATCCCCCGCCCTGGCGGCATCGCCTCGACCTGATGCTCGGCAGCGAGGAGTGGTACCAGGCCTTCTACGAGATCGTGCCGGAACCGACGCTGTTCGGCGATGATCGGGCCCGGGTGGTCAAAGCCTCGCAGGAGGTGATCGGGGGCTACTTCACCCGCCGGCTCCGTGGCATCTTCAGCGGCGTGGCGGACCGCCCGGCGATCCTGCAGAATTCACGGGGGATGCCACTGTACCTGCTCTGCTTCGCGGTGGGCAACCCCAGGGGGACCGAGACGGCCCTCCGTATCGCGAACCACATCCTCCGGGAAGCGACCTGATGGCCCTGGGCACCGGCATCGAATGGACGGAAGCCACCTGGAACCCGGTGACCGGCTGCACCAAGGTGAGCCCGGGGTGCACGCACTGCTACGCCGAGCGGATGGCGGAGCGGCTGCGGGCCATGGGCCAGCCGAACTATCGTGACGGCTTCGCGCTGACACTGCAGCCCCACATGCTCGACCTGCCACTCCGGTGGAAGAAGCCGCAGGTCATCTTCGTGAACTCGATGAGTGACCTGTTTCACGACCGGGTGCCGCTGGCGTACATCCAGCGCGTGTTTGGCGTCATGCGGATGGCTCACTGGCACCGGTTCCAGGTCCTGACCAAGCGTGCGGAGCGGCTGGCCGCCGTGGCCGCCCGGCTGCCATGGCCCCCACAGCTGTGGATGGGTGTGAGCGTTGAGGAGG
Proteins encoded in this region:
- the tcmP gene encoding three-Cys-motif partner protein TcmP codes for the protein MHQFGGDWTARKLHAVQRYLNAYTTALRRQPFTLLYVDAFAGTPFHETSPLAEIVEPPFPGSGRTNPPAARAGGGARAGLEPPFDRYLFFEKHRVRCAQLEQLRADFPALADRIVIERREANDAIRTLCAGGWAGRRATMFLDPYGMQVEWATIEAIAATRAVDLWVLFPLGIAVNRLITRSGEIPRPGGIAST